The following is a genomic window from Paenibacillus sp. FSL R5-0766.
TGGCCTGGAACAGATGTTGCAATTCAAGCAACGTATTTTTGTATTCATAGATCACTCGGGTGTTCTCCCCGGTCTTCTCCACAATTTTGTGGACAGTGCCTTGAGCATAAACATACGTCATGGTGAACCCTTTATAGATCCGATGAACGACCCCGTCACCCTTAAAAGTCACAAAGAGCTTCCGGACAACGTTGGTCAGATGCAGATTCACTAGGCGGCAAGATAACTCACAGATATAGAACCCTTCTATGCGGTCAAAAGGGAAATGCACTTCTTCTCCACTTACATCCCCCAGCACGACCTCCTGACAACCATTGTCCAACACCTTAACCCGATGATGAAGCCTGCCGTCTTCTGTCATGCGCAAAAACTGATGCATCTGGG
Proteins encoded in this region:
- a CDS encoding non-ribosomal peptide synthetase module translates to MAQRLATEYVKATMKLSEPQMHQFLRMTEDGRLHHRVKVLDNGCQEVVLGDVSGEEVHFPFDRIEGFYICELSCRLVNLHLTNVVRKLFVTFKGDGVVHRIYKGFTMTYVYAQGTVHKIVEKTGENTRVIYEYKNTLLELQHLFQARDVEREINRVYAEIDSLLDTRKDATADQLHQIDETLARHQKRLFELEAY